In Spirosoma aureum, a single genomic region encodes these proteins:
- a CDS encoding RagB/SusD family nutrient uptake outer membrane protein, which yields MKKITVLACLLTIGFVTGCKESFLDVQPKAVLGAENFYNRVGVGYLLTGAYSLLDGWGSGGTSYHSSADNWVYGSIAADDAYKGSTSGDQPEAGYIEYKNIQPDNTYFRGKWRVVYDGVARSNDVIQAVAKATDMSNDEKTQAIAQARCLRGHYHFEAKKMFNMVPYIDEKIYNPLDLNSTKVPNDKDIWPNIVDDLKFAYDNLPEVQSQKGRVTKWAAAALLAKAYVFQQKWAEAKPLLEAVLASGKYKLMDRYHDNFKTVTNNNSESIFEIQYSVNDGTGENGNNGAVLNYPYAGPTTCCGFFQPAQNLVNAFKTDANGLPMPATFNDSDVISDQGIESTQPFTPYAGTLDPRLDWTVGRRGIPFLDWGIMPGKSWVRDQGNGGPYEGKKHLFYKTDVGTNTFASNSRLNANNYRMIRLSHVYLWLAECEIEVGSLEKAREYVNVIRKRAANPDGFVKLDDGKPAANYVISQYTTPWADKAAARTAVRFEHRLEFGMEGHRFFDLVRWGIADQTLNAYMAKEARLRTYFNGASFSKGKHEYYPIPLQEILNSKISGKETLKQNPGY from the coding sequence ATGAAAAAAATAACTGTATTAGCCTGTCTGTTAACAATTGGCTTTGTTACAGGCTGTAAAGAGTCTTTCCTTGACGTACAACCCAAGGCTGTACTAGGTGCCGAAAACTTTTATAACCGTGTTGGCGTCGGCTATCTGCTTACGGGAGCCTACTCGTTACTGGACGGTTGGGGTTCCGGCGGAACATCGTACCATAGCTCGGCCGACAACTGGGTTTATGGCAGTATAGCTGCTGATGATGCTTACAAAGGATCTACCTCAGGCGATCAGCCGGAAGCAGGCTACATCGAATACAAAAACATTCAGCCCGACAACACCTACTTCCGGGGTAAGTGGCGGGTTGTATACGATGGTGTAGCCCGCTCGAATGATGTGATCCAGGCCGTTGCCAAAGCAACCGACATGAGCAATGACGAGAAGACCCAGGCGATTGCCCAGGCACGCTGTCTGCGGGGTCATTACCATTTTGAAGCGAAAAAAATGTTCAACATGGTACCCTACATCGATGAAAAAATCTATAATCCGCTCGATCTGAACAGTACGAAAGTGCCTAATGACAAAGACATATGGCCCAATATTGTTGATGATCTGAAATTTGCTTACGACAATCTGCCCGAAGTACAGTCGCAGAAAGGTCGGGTAACCAAATGGGCTGCCGCAGCCTTGTTGGCTAAAGCCTATGTTTTTCAGCAGAAATGGGCAGAGGCCAAACCGTTGCTGGAAGCCGTTCTTGCCAGCGGGAAGTACAAGCTGATGGACAGGTACCATGATAATTTCAAGACGGTAACGAATAATAATTCGGAGTCAATTTTTGAGATTCAGTATTCGGTTAATGACGGTACAGGTGAAAACGGCAACAATGGAGCTGTGCTGAACTACCCGTATGCCGGTCCGACCACCTGCTGTGGCTTTTTCCAGCCCGCACAGAACCTGGTCAATGCGTTCAAAACCGACGCCAATGGCTTGCCAATGCCCGCAACGTTCAATGATTCGGATGTAATAAGCGATCAGGGCATTGAGTCGACACAGCCGTTCACACCTTACGCGGGTACACTTGACCCACGTCTGGACTGGACAGTTGGCCGACGCGGCATTCCATTTCTCGATTGGGGAATAATGCCTGGAAAGTCGTGGGTACGCGACCAGGGCAATGGCGGCCCTTATGAAGGCAAAAAGCACTTATTCTATAAGACAGATGTCGGCACGAACACCTTCGCCAGCAATTCGCGTCTGAACGCCAATAATTACCGGATGATCCGTTTATCGCACGTATACCTCTGGCTGGCTGAGTGTGAAATTGAAGTAGGAAGCCTCGAAAAAGCCAGGGAATACGTCAACGTGATCCGGAAACGGGCTGCTAATCCCGATGGTTTTGTGAAACTGGATGACGGTAAGCCAGCGGCTAATTATGTCATTAGCCAGTATACGACCCCCTGGGCCGATAAAGCCGCAGCCCGCACGGCCGTACGGTTCGAGCATAGACTGGAATTTGGCATGGAAGGTCACCGCTTCTTTGATCTCGTGCGCTGGGGTATAGCTGATCAGACTCTGAATGCGTATATGGCGAAAGAGGCCAGATTACGCACGTATTTTAACGGAGCCTCCTTCTCAAAAGGAAAGCACGAATATTACCCGATTCCATTGCAGGAGATTTTGAATAGTAAGATTAGTGGCAAGGAAACACTAAAACAGAATCCTGGCTATTAA
- a CDS encoding SusC/RagA family TonB-linked outer membrane protein, translating to MINQLLRNVHRTWPLALLCWLLCEGAFAQDRKISGRIADGNDNNPLPGANVVIKGTQIGMVTNAEGRFTLTVPTGRNTLTISAIGYTAQEITIGNQTELNVTLAPDVKTLNEVIVTGYGAQAKRDITGAVATVDVKEALKVPVTNVSQALQGRVAGVQVGNDNSPGGSVMVRIRGFGTLNDNSPLYIIDGVPTKGTNNTINPNDVESIQVLKDASAASIYGSRAGNGVVIITTKKGKAGKPKFTYDVYYGTQRPGKTLSLLNTQQYADLLWESRINSANTLVNGVATPNAGQSGLIYPKNAQFGSGTTPVLPDYIFPDGAAANDPRLAQNPDGSYVNYSSDIDGADFRKTKFLITKANKQGTDWFDEIFDPAPIQNHQLGVSGGNESGRYAMSVNYFNQQGILKYTGYKRYSVRANTEFNVNKRFRVGENVQIAYGERVGGGNSTQSATANNNESNAISMAFRIQPIIPVYDVAGNFAGTKGGDLDNARNPVALLYRNKDNVNKEMKLFGNVYAEVDILKGLTAKTSFGVDYNTLNVRVYTPRDVESSESAGANSMFARNEFGYTWTWYNTLTYNGEIGSNIRYNVIAGTESIKNYFEFLRGDRSRFADDGMENRYLDAGNAGTSTNTNGASDWRLASEFAKVNLAFFDKYLIDGTLRRDRSSRFSAANRVAYFPALSAGWRVSKESFMAPTAGWIDDLKLRAAYGQTGNQEIGNYNPFLIYATNPTNSFYDLNGSRTSSIQGYQLDQFGNANAKWETTTSVDFGLDASLFKGKVDLTFDWFNRKTTNALFPVEVQSTQGVATNPFQNIAEFTNKGIELGLNYNGRALGGELTYSLGANISTYRNVVTKTDGNQSTQYFGFTPRIPAMTVTQAGYPISSFFGYVIDGIFQSDEQAKAAPPAFANADGTNNYNKAGEFIFRDVNGDGKVNASDRTIIGSPHPNFSYGLNVNIGYKNFNLTLFGQGVQGNQIFNYVRYWTDFPTFGGNRSTRMYYESWKPGKTDAKLPILRSNDAISSNPSTYYLEPGGYLRLKNVQLSYNLPRTLMSRLGVSNATIYVQGQNLLTATKYTGLDPEINLRDSGGTGNDRHIGVDEAAYPVAKTLLVGLNLAF from the coding sequence ATGATTAACCAACTTCTACGCAATGTGCATCGCACATGGCCGCTGGCATTGCTTTGCTGGCTTTTGTGCGAAGGGGCCTTCGCCCAGGATCGTAAAATTAGTGGCCGTATTGCCGACGGCAACGACAACAATCCACTGCCTGGAGCGAATGTCGTCATTAAGGGTACGCAAATCGGTATGGTTACGAATGCCGAAGGACGATTTACATTAACAGTACCGACAGGCCGTAACACACTGACCATTTCTGCCATTGGCTACACAGCCCAGGAAATTACCATTGGAAATCAAACGGAACTCAATGTTACGCTGGCTCCCGATGTTAAAACACTGAATGAAGTTATCGTAACCGGGTATGGCGCTCAGGCCAAACGCGACATTACCGGGGCGGTTGCAACCGTCGATGTAAAGGAAGCACTTAAAGTGCCGGTTACAAACGTTTCGCAGGCATTGCAGGGGCGCGTAGCCGGCGTTCAGGTCGGAAACGACAATTCACCGGGAGGTAGCGTAATGGTGCGTATTCGCGGCTTTGGCACACTGAACGACAACTCCCCGCTCTACATCATTGACGGCGTACCTACAAAAGGGACTAACAACACCATCAACCCAAACGATGTTGAATCAATTCAGGTGCTGAAAGATGCATCGGCAGCTTCGATTTATGGTTCACGAGCCGGTAATGGCGTTGTTATCATTACGACAAAAAAAGGGAAAGCGGGAAAACCGAAGTTCACCTACGATGTGTATTATGGCACGCAGCGCCCCGGCAAAACATTGAGTCTACTGAATACCCAGCAATACGCTGATCTTTTATGGGAGTCCCGTATCAATTCGGCCAATACACTCGTCAATGGTGTAGCAACGCCTAATGCCGGCCAGAGTGGTTTGATTTATCCCAAAAATGCTCAGTTTGGGAGCGGTACTACGCCTGTTCTGCCAGATTATATCTTTCCGGATGGTGCTGCCGCAAACGATCCTCGCCTGGCACAAAATCCAGATGGTAGTTATGTCAACTACTCAAGTGATATCGACGGGGCCGACTTTCGCAAAACTAAATTCCTGATCACCAAAGCGAACAAACAGGGAACCGATTGGTTCGACGAAATTTTCGATCCTGCCCCCATTCAAAATCACCAGTTAGGCGTATCGGGTGGCAACGAAAGTGGTCGGTATGCCATGTCGGTGAACTATTTCAACCAGCAGGGCATCCTGAAATACACTGGCTATAAGCGGTATTCGGTACGGGCAAATACAGAATTCAACGTAAACAAGCGCTTTCGGGTGGGTGAAAACGTCCAGATTGCTTACGGAGAACGCGTTGGGGGCGGTAATTCAACCCAAAGTGCCACAGCCAATAACAACGAAAGCAACGCCATCTCAATGGCCTTCCGGATACAGCCGATCATTCCGGTGTATGACGTAGCCGGAAATTTTGCGGGTACCAAAGGGGGTGACCTCGACAACGCTCGTAATCCAGTGGCCTTGCTCTATCGCAACAAGGACAACGTCAACAAAGAGATGAAGTTGTTCGGTAACGTTTATGCCGAAGTTGATATTCTGAAAGGCTTAACGGCAAAAACCAGTTTTGGGGTTGATTATAATACGCTCAATGTTCGCGTTTATACACCGCGCGACGTTGAATCGTCTGAATCGGCAGGAGCCAACAGCATGTTCGCCCGGAACGAGTTCGGCTACACCTGGACATGGTATAATACCCTGACCTACAACGGCGAAATTGGCAGCAACATTCGGTATAATGTCATTGCCGGAACGGAGTCTATCAAAAATTACTTCGAGTTTCTGCGGGGCGACCGAAGCCGGTTTGCCGACGATGGTATGGAGAACCGGTATTTAGATGCCGGTAATGCCGGTACATCGACCAACACCAACGGCGCATCAGACTGGCGGCTAGCCTCGGAGTTTGCCAAAGTAAACCTGGCTTTCTTCGACAAATACCTCATTGATGGTACACTGCGTCGGGACCGTTCTTCGCGCTTTTCGGCAGCAAACCGCGTAGCTTATTTCCCGGCACTCTCAGCGGGCTGGCGCGTGTCGAAAGAGTCTTTCATGGCCCCAACAGCTGGCTGGATCGATGACCTCAAGTTACGGGCAGCCTACGGGCAAACCGGTAATCAGGAAATTGGTAACTACAACCCGTTCCTGATTTACGCCACGAATCCAACCAATTCGTTCTATGATTTAAATGGCTCCCGAACGTCATCGATTCAGGGTTATCAGCTCGATCAGTTTGGCAATGCCAACGCGAAATGGGAAACAACAACCTCCGTTGACTTTGGCCTGGATGCGTCGCTGTTTAAAGGCAAAGTTGATCTGACATTCGACTGGTTCAATCGCAAAACCACCAATGCGTTGTTCCCGGTAGAAGTTCAATCGACGCAGGGCGTTGCCACCAACCCATTTCAGAACATTGCCGAATTCACAAATAAAGGCATTGAGCTGGGCCTGAACTATAATGGTCGGGCACTGGGCGGTGAGCTAACCTATAGCCTGGGTGCGAATATCTCGACTTACCGAAATGTGGTCACGAAGACCGATGGAAATCAGTCAACTCAATATTTCGGTTTTACACCCCGCATTCCGGCCATGACCGTAACGCAGGCAGGCTACCCGATTTCGTCGTTCTTTGGGTATGTCATCGACGGGATTTTCCAATCGGATGAGCAGGCCAAAGCAGCTCCGCCAGCCTTCGCCAATGCCGATGGAACAAACAATTACAACAAAGCGGGTGAATTCATTTTCAGGGACGTAAACGGCGATGGAAAAGTCAATGCCAGCGACCGGACAATTATTGGTAGCCCACACCCCAACTTCAGCTATGGCCTGAACGTAAATATTGGCTATAAAAACTTCAATCTGACGCTGTTTGGCCAGGGCGTACAGGGCAATCAAATCTTCAATTACGTTCGCTACTGGACTGACTTCCCGACATTTGGGGGTAACCGCAGCACGCGCATGTACTATGAGTCCTGGAAGCCAGGCAAAACGGACGCTAAACTGCCAATCCTGCGCTCGAATGACGCGATAAGCTCCAACCCATCTACCTATTATCTGGAACCGGGTGGTTACCTGCGGCTCAAAAACGTTCAGTTGTCCTACAACCTGCCCCGCACGTTGATGAGCCGGTTAGGGGTAAGCAATGCGACTATTTATGTACAAGGTCAGAATCTGCTGACGGCAACTAAGTACACGGGGCTGGACCCTGAAATCAACCTGCGTGATTCAGGAGGTACCGGCAACGACCGGCACATTGGTGTGGATGAAGCGGCTTATCCGGTTGCCAAAACCCTGCTTGTGGGCCTAAATCTGGCGTTCTAA
- a CDS encoding phospho-sugar mutase: protein MTTTLDASTQQRIDQWLGGNYDADTKDAIQHLIDSGNITELTDSFYRDLEFGTGGLRGVVGVGSNRMNRYTVGAATQGLSNYINAAFPDQDISVAIAHDSRRMSPEFARLVADIFSANGIKVYLFSALRPTPELSFAIRQLGCQSGIVVTASHNPPEYNGYKVYWNDGAQVVAPHDKAIIGEVAKITSVDDIKFVGVPEKIHLIDEEIDAPYIERIKSNAVNPDVIKRQSNLNIVYTPIHGTGITLVPRALDALGFTNVHIVEQQATPDGNFPTVKSPNPEERPAMQLALDLALSINADLVMATDPDADRVGAGARNHHGEFELLNGNQMASLIIYYLLNAWKDAGKLTGNEFVAKTIVTTDLIDQMCERYGVKCYNTLTGFKYIAEVIRELEGQEKFIGGGEESYGYLIGDFVRDKDAIASCAIIAELTAYAKDNGQSLFDLLMTMYQENGFYYEALVSLTKKGKAGAEEIQQMMADFRANPPKSIAGSPVVRVDDYKALTRLDAQSGQTSAIEAGKMGIESSNVLQFFTADGTKVSARPSGTEPKIKFYVSVREPLESKEAFDDTYAQLKTKVQRVIDDMKLV, encoded by the coding sequence ATGACAACTACCCTTGACGCTTCTACCCAGCAGCGAATCGACCAATGGCTTGGCGGTAATTACGACGCCGACACTAAAGATGCCATCCAACACCTGATCGACTCGGGCAATATTACCGAACTGACCGATTCGTTCTACCGCGATCTCGAATTCGGAACAGGTGGTCTACGGGGTGTGGTTGGTGTGGGGTCTAACCGCATGAATCGCTACACGGTTGGCGCGGCTACCCAGGGGCTTTCCAACTACATCAATGCCGCTTTCCCCGATCAGGACATTAGCGTAGCCATTGCGCACGATAGCCGCCGGATGAGTCCAGAATTTGCGCGGTTAGTCGCCGACATTTTCTCCGCGAATGGCATTAAAGTGTATTTATTCAGCGCCCTGCGCCCAACCCCCGAACTGTCGTTTGCAATTCGGCAATTGGGCTGCCAGAGTGGTATTGTCGTAACAGCTTCGCACAATCCACCTGAATACAACGGTTACAAAGTATACTGGAATGATGGCGCCCAAGTGGTTGCCCCCCACGATAAAGCGATCATTGGCGAAGTGGCTAAAATCACATCGGTAGACGACATCAAGTTTGTGGGTGTTCCGGAAAAGATTCACCTGATCGACGAAGAAATCGATGCCCCTTACATCGAGCGGATCAAGTCGAATGCCGTCAATCCGGATGTTATTAAGCGGCAGTCAAACCTGAATATTGTTTATACGCCTATTCATGGCACCGGTATTACGCTCGTTCCACGCGCTCTTGATGCGTTGGGCTTCACGAACGTTCATATTGTTGAACAGCAGGCAACACCCGATGGCAACTTCCCGACCGTAAAGTCGCCTAACCCGGAGGAACGGCCTGCGATGCAGTTAGCCCTCGATCTGGCTTTGTCGATCAATGCCGATCTGGTTATGGCTACTGATCCCGATGCCGACCGTGTGGGTGCGGGTGCCCGTAATCACCACGGCGAATTTGAGTTGCTGAATGGCAACCAAATGGCCAGCCTGATTATCTATTATCTGCTTAATGCCTGGAAAGACGCCGGGAAACTAACCGGTAATGAGTTCGTAGCGAAAACCATCGTTACGACCGACCTCATCGACCAGATGTGTGAACGCTATGGTGTAAAATGCTACAACACACTCACCGGTTTCAAATACATTGCCGAAGTCATTCGTGAACTGGAAGGCCAGGAAAAATTCATTGGTGGTGGTGAAGAAAGCTACGGCTACCTCATCGGTGATTTCGTCCGTGATAAAGATGCGATTGCCTCCTGTGCCATAATCGCCGAATTGACCGCCTACGCCAAAGACAACGGTCAGAGTCTGTTTGACCTGTTGATGACGATGTATCAGGAGAACGGTTTTTATTATGAAGCCCTTGTATCGCTAACGAAAAAAGGAAAAGCCGGGGCTGAAGAGATTCAACAAATGATGGCGGATTTCCGGGCAAATCCGCCAAAATCGATTGCTGGATCTCCTGTTGTTCGGGTCGACGATTACAAAGCACTGACTCGCCTGGACGCACAGAGCGGGCAGACGAGTGCCATTGAAGCCGGAAAAATGGGCATTGAATCATCGAACGTACTCCAGTTCTTTACGGCCGATGGCACGAAAGTATCAGCACGTCCTTCGGGTACGGAGCCTAAGATTAAGTTCTACGTTAGCGTTCGTGAACCACTCGAAAGCAAAGAAGCTTTTGACGATACGTATGCGCAATTGAAAACGAAAGTTCAGCGCGTAATCGATGACATGAAACTCGTATAG
- a CDS encoding D-alanine--D-alanine ligase family protein, translated as MKIGIFFGGPAREREVSYAGGRTALANLDKGLFEPVLVFVDGRGRFRLVQPEFLNSPSLREALPQDSSGFSVYDESLDPNILETTLPEIRPEHFRNYFDLAFLAMHGPDCEDGAIQGLLEWHKMPYTGPGLVGSAVGINKILQNELIALANGQQKKTATISRDAYERADKAQFFKSLTDHLGLPIVVKAPHQGSSIGVAIVREADLAQFCRAVEQCFFTMTIQPDGWSKLSEWSDLSTTEKQELAQAMVSLDSGISFPVVIEQTGEVIRHPKDFVEKLDELTRGSGGSITLASLNAEDEVLFEEFISGQEFSCGVIQDDDQMAIALPPTEIYNVTSFDFESKYKLNTTKKRIPVETTLENNRKIQLAVAEVFTRLGINVYSRIDGFLTPDGRVLLHDPNTIPGMSPSSLIFKQMAEIGLNLANSLTYLIRQSLRERIRTGKDTFHLKRLLADLDAQLANRKANPLPERVISFGISDEEFVAAKQQYNELAASGTVRPSLMYIKGKAESHEIPVYFLFKDTIADLEAALNQPRHPLLLETAERSAHITARYV; from the coding sequence GTGAAAATAGGCATTTTCTTCGGGGGCCCGGCGCGGGAGCGCGAGGTGTCGTATGCAGGTGGGCGTACAGCTCTGGCAAATTTAGATAAAGGCTTGTTCGAGCCCGTTCTGGTATTCGTAGATGGGCGGGGGCGATTCAGGCTCGTGCAACCCGAATTCCTGAATTCGCCATCGTTACGGGAAGCTCTGCCACAGGATAGCTCGGGTTTCTCGGTTTATGATGAATCGCTCGATCCAAACATCCTGGAAACAACCCTACCCGAAATTCGTCCTGAACATTTTCGGAATTACTTCGATCTGGCATTTTTAGCCATGCATGGTCCAGACTGCGAAGACGGTGCTATTCAGGGTTTGCTAGAATGGCACAAAATGCCGTATACGGGGCCGGGCTTGGTTGGTTCAGCGGTAGGCATCAATAAAATCTTACAGAATGAACTGATTGCACTCGCCAATGGGCAGCAGAAAAAAACAGCAACTATAAGTCGTGACGCATACGAACGAGCCGATAAAGCGCAATTTTTCAAATCGCTGACCGATCATCTGGGCTTACCAATCGTTGTAAAAGCCCCGCACCAGGGTTCTTCCATTGGCGTGGCTATTGTTCGTGAAGCCGATCTGGCACAATTCTGCCGTGCTGTCGAGCAATGCTTCTTTACGATGACTATTCAACCTGATGGCTGGAGCAAACTGAGCGAATGGTCTGACTTATCAACCACAGAAAAACAGGAATTAGCCCAGGCAATGGTTAGTCTGGATTCAGGAATTAGTTTTCCGGTTGTGATCGAACAAACGGGAGAAGTCATTCGGCATCCAAAAGACTTCGTTGAAAAACTCGATGAACTTACGAGAGGCTCGGGCGGATCAATTACCCTTGCCTCCCTCAACGCTGAAGATGAAGTGTTATTTGAGGAGTTCATCAGCGGCCAGGAATTTTCGTGCGGGGTTATTCAGGATGATGATCAGATGGCAATTGCTCTGCCGCCCACTGAGATTTATAACGTAACGAGCTTCGATTTTGAATCGAAGTATAAGTTGAATACGACCAAAAAGCGGATTCCGGTTGAGACGACTCTCGAAAACAATCGCAAAATTCAGTTGGCCGTCGCCGAAGTTTTCACCCGGCTGGGCATAAATGTTTATTCGCGAATTGATGGTTTTCTAACCCCCGACGGCCGCGTGTTGCTTCACGATCCGAACACAATTCCGGGCATGTCTCCTTCGTCGCTTATTTTCAAGCAAATGGCAGAGATTGGCCTGAATCTGGCCAACTCCCTGACGTATCTTATCCGCCAGTCATTGCGGGAACGCATCCGTACGGGAAAAGATACGTTCCATCTCAAACGACTGTTGGCCGATCTCGATGCGCAGCTCGCCAACCGCAAAGCCAATCCCCTACCCGAACGTGTGATTTCGTTCGGCATAAGTGATGAAGAATTTGTGGCGGCAAAGCAACAATACAACGAGCTGGCAGCATCGGGAACCGTACGGCCATCGCTGATGTACATTAAAGGCAAAGCCGAATCGCATGAAATTCCGGTGTATTTCCTTTTCAAAGATACCATCGCCGATTTGGAAGCAGCCCTAAATCAACCGCGCCACCCATTACTGCTGGAAACAGCCGAAAGAAGCGCTCACATAACGGCGAGGTATGTTTAA
- a CDS encoding DUF5615 family PIN-like protein, with protein MKILFDENVHNKLKFRFPDHDVLTVRDMGWAGKRNGELMQLMIEFGFDLLVTLDKGFEYQQNFIKYPIPVLVLKVKRSDYEFLLPLIDKVKIILASQLPEGVTVVSPD; from the coding sequence ATGAAGATTTTGTTTGATGAAAATGTCCATAATAAGCTGAAATTTCGCTTTCCCGATCATGATGTCCTAACAGTACGGGATATGGGTTGGGCTGGTAAACGTAATGGCGAATTAATGCAATTGATGATTGAGTTCGGATTTGATTTATTAGTCACTTTAGACAAAGGATTTGAATACCAACAGAATTTCATCAAGTATCCCATTCCTGTTTTGGTTCTAAAAGTAAAGCGGAGTGACTACGAATTCCTGCTACCACTTATCGATAAAGTAAAGATTATTTTAGCCAGTCAGCTTCCTGAAGGCGTCACAGTTGTTTCGCCAGATTAA
- a CDS encoding DUF433 domain-containing protein, with amino-acid sequence MTAKELINIDPEIMGGIPVFRGTRVPVQHLLDHLEHNATIDEFLVGFPSVSKDQAIAFIHLMSQSVSGGKLLALNEDFV; translated from the coding sequence ATGACTGCTAAAGAATTAATAAATATTGATCCAGAAATTATGGGAGGGATTCCTGTTTTTCGGGGAACAAGAGTGCCCGTTCAGCATTTACTGGATCATCTTGAGCATAATGCAACGATTGATGAGTTTCTAGTTGGTTTCCCCTCGGTGTCAAAAGATCAGGCTATTGCATTTATTCATTTAATGAGTCAAAGTGTTTCAGGCGGAAAGCTCCTTGCATTGAATGAAGATTTTGTTTGA
- a CDS encoding NifU family protein — protein METVVNNDQLITKIERALDSMRPYLAADGGNVKVLEVTDDKTVRLELIGSCGSCPMSAMTFKGGLEEAILRAVPEITKVEAVNITPAF, from the coding sequence ATGGAGACGGTAGTTAATAACGACCAACTGATTACGAAGATCGAACGAGCGCTTGATAGCATGCGTCCTTATCTGGCAGCAGATGGCGGCAATGTGAAAGTGCTGGAAGTGACCGACGATAAAACCGTACGGCTCGAGCTGATTGGTTCATGTGGTTCCTGCCCCATGTCAGCAATGACCTTTAAAGGAGGGCTGGAGGAAGCCATTCTACGTGCCGTACCCGAAATTACGAAGGTGGAAGCCGTGAATATTACACCCGCGTTTTAA
- a CDS encoding Mrp/NBP35 family ATP-binding protein produces MSDYRLSKEAVLQALSTVEEPDLKRDLVSLNMVKDIELSIGQVRFTVVLTTPACPLKEVIRKRCEDAIHTHIGPDIEVKVNMVSDVTSTRANAPTLPGVKNIIAVSSGKGGVGKSTVTANLAIALHKSGAKVGIIDADIYGPSMPTMFGAENIQPRIFQVDGQTRMEPIQQFGIKMLSMGFLVAPGQAIIWRGTMAGRALQQFFSDADWGELDYLLIDLPPGTGDIHLTLVQTVPVTGAIIVTTPQKVALADATKGLAMFRQPQINVPVLGVIENMSYFTPAELPENKYYIFGKGGGKQLADQFDVPLLGQIPLIQSIREAGDDGRPAISVGEPVASEAFQNTAEALAQQVAIRNATTERTKRVEVA; encoded by the coding sequence ATGTCTGATTATCGATTATCGAAAGAAGCTGTTTTACAAGCACTAAGCACCGTTGAAGAGCCGGATCTGAAGCGAGATCTCGTTTCACTCAACATGGTGAAAGATATTGAGCTGAGTATTGGTCAGGTTCGTTTTACGGTTGTGCTGACTACACCCGCCTGCCCGTTGAAAGAAGTGATCCGGAAACGATGCGAAGATGCCATTCATACACACATCGGCCCCGATATTGAGGTAAAAGTCAATATGGTATCCGACGTAACCTCAACGCGTGCCAATGCCCCAACACTTCCGGGAGTAAAAAATATTATCGCGGTATCGTCGGGGAAAGGCGGAGTCGGGAAGTCTACCGTGACGGCAAATCTGGCCATAGCCCTGCACAAATCAGGCGCAAAGGTCGGTATCATCGATGCTGACATTTACGGTCCTTCGATGCCAACGATGTTTGGTGCCGAGAATATTCAACCCCGCATTTTTCAGGTAGATGGCCAGACCAGAATGGAACCGATCCAGCAGTTTGGCATCAAAATGCTCTCGATGGGCTTTCTGGTAGCTCCTGGACAGGCTATTATCTGGCGCGGCACTATGGCAGGCCGGGCTTTGCAGCAGTTCTTCTCCGATGCCGATTGGGGCGAATTAGATTATCTGCTTATCGATCTGCCACCGGGCACAGGCGATATACATTTAACACTGGTGCAAACCGTTCCGGTAACAGGTGCGATCATTGTAACAACGCCCCAGAAAGTGGCTTTAGCAGATGCAACGAAAGGGCTGGCCATGTTCCGACAACCGCAGATCAATGTTCCGGTATTGGGCGTTATTGAAAACATGTCCTATTTCACCCCGGCTGAATTACCCGAGAATAAATACTACATTTTTGGCAAAGGTGGCGGAAAGCAACTGGCCGATCAGTTTGATGTACCACTTCTGGGGCAGATTCCACTGATTCAGAGCATCCGGGAAGCGGGCGACGATGGCCGGCCTGCCATCAGCGTTGGTGAGCCTGTAGCCAGTGAGGCCTTCCAGAATACTGCCGAAGCACTGGCTCAGCAGGTAGCTATTCGAAACGCTACGACCGAACGCACCAAACGCGTAGAAGTAGCCTGA